The window GACTGACACAGAGCCCGGACGATGGCCGTGTAGCAGTAACCCATGACCAGCAGGGGCACAAAGAAGCCCACAGTGTGGTAGAGGAAGCGGGTCGCCAGCCAGACGTTGTTGCCGTCGATCCCAACCTCTGGAAAATAGCAGATGCTGCGGTTGCTGTCATCTGTCCAGACTTCCATGAAGATGAGATCGGGTAAGGTCAAAAGCAGCGAGCAGAGCCAGACAGCCATGCAGGTGAGGTGGATGGAGCGAGCTCTGCGTTTGCGGTAGGTGTGGATTGCATAGACGATGGCCAGGTAGCGATCCACCGCGATGCACCCCAGCAGCATGCTACTGCAGTAGAAATTGATCTTGTGGACAGCGCTGAGGATCTTGCAGAGGAACTTCCCGAATACCCACCCAGCCAAGCTCTCCACCACGCTGAAGGGGAAGGTGAGCAACAGTGCCAGGTTGGCCAGGGTGAGGTGGAAGAGGAAGTTTTCCGTGGTAGTGCGAGACCGCTTGAACCTCTCTAAAATGACCAGGACCAGGGCATTGCCCACAGTCCCCAACACGAACATCAGCAGATAGATGAGGGGCATGAAGACCTTTCTGAAGGGGTCTCTCTGGTTGCCGACCACGGACGAGGCTGGGTTGAAGCAAAAGTAGCCCTCCAAAGAAGGGGTGGTGTTCTCGGCTTCATAGTAACCGCTCAGCTCCACCTGGCTCTGGGGAACAGAGAGAGTCTGGTTACCAGAGGGGAGTTTCTGAACACGAGAGCCCAGTCCCTCGGCTGCACCTGGCAGACCTGGAGCGGAGCATCCCCACGTCCCGCAGCCCTCCTGTGCCAGGAGGAGGTGTTGCCTGTCTGCAGCGTGATGACCTGGGAGGCCCCTCCGGTGCCAGGTCCCAGgaggtgcagcagcacagggagagggTTGTCCCGATCTCCGATAGCGAGGGCTGCTCAGCCTGTAATTGTTAACTAGCGTATTCGGGGATGTTCTGGCATCCAGACAGATAACCCGTTTCATCTTCTGGTTCTTGCCGAGTTACCTGCtggtggcttttgctttctcacaCAGCACGGAACCCTCCTCTACCGGCTTCCCCGATCTTTCCACCCGTTTCGGACACCGACTGtccctgtcctgcctgctgTCTGCTGTCAGGTATGAAGGTGGTGGGATTCATTGCAGAGCACATCTCTACCTCAAGTTATGTGCACTGATCCTGTCcccttctgcctctcctcctcgGAGACCTcagagctgcctggggcagaggtggggacagcagcagccgTGCTTGGGATCGCTTTCCACACGCTCAGAGAAAGGCGTGGGGCAGCTGTTCAAATGCGACTGGAGGAACGAACGCCCGAGGCGCCACGGTGCCATAGCTATGGGGATGGACGCTGGAGAGAGAAATCTGTTCTGTGGGTAAATGTTGCGGTTCTGAATTAATTGCAGCCAGAGCAGGAAAGGGAATCTGAAAGCACCACTCAGACCCCGGGCTGGTACCCGGTAAGGAAAGTGCAATAGAGCCACCGCAGAAGTGATTCGTGCTTGGCCTGCTGTAGCTCCTTGCCAGGTGAGCAGCCTGTATTCGGGCTGAGACTGCGCGCAAGTCCCGAGTGCCGGAAAGCTGCAGTCGCGCTCAGGACGAGCACCCCGGATGGCAGGCACGCTCCGGCTGGCCTCAGGTACCTTTCAGGAGCTGGGCATTCGCAAAAGCAAAGGGCTCGGATGCagacaggcagaaaaagagCGGCACAGGCTGCTTGCGGCAAGCTGAGAAATTACTGACAACTGGGAAGAGCTCGGCAGCAGTTACCCTGAGCTCCCCCACCCACACCCTCTCTGGAGACCAGCGCTGAGACTTCAGTGCCAACCACAGCGGAAGTCTCTGCTCGCTGCTTTCATACCTTTCACTGCCAGCTGTAGCCGTTTGcacctgctgctccttccctcctcagcCAAAGTTCCCATCTAAAAATACTAGCCCTGCTTTAAACAGTTTTAGAGctgatttgggggtttttgctCCCCTCGTGTGCTGCCAAACTGTGACCAGCCTCGACTTCTGCGTTGTGCCTAGCTAGAGAAGGTTGACTgatgtttcttctctctcaggCAGCCTTCCCTGGGCGACCTGCTGGGTGCCTCCGCACACGACTGTCTGGGGTAAAGAGGAGACATCGCAGCGGCAGCGCTCGTCTcaagctgctgtgctgctgaaacCATCTGCGTGGCTCCGAGGGGAGCCCGCCCGTGTTGATGGGGAAGAAGTCTACGGAGCATTACCAAACAGGCGGAGCAGGCAGCCTGGCTCAGGCGGTCCCTGAGCGGGACGGTAGGAGGGTGAGCGAGCCCTTGAGGAAAGTGCAGAATAAGcttgcccagctcctgccctcttCCCCGGGCCTCTACCTTTGGCTACTGCCAGAAAGAGCATTGAGCCAGACAGACTTTGGTCTGACCCAAGTTACTCTTGGTCTTGCCACGGTCCCGTTTCCCGTTCCCCGTCTGCACCCAGCGGTGCTGCCGCTGTGCTGTGATACCACGGTGCTTCCTCCCGAACAGGCGAGAGCCGGTCCTCTCAGGGTCAAGagtcctcctccctgcccaaaACCTCAAGCGCACGCGACCGTCTTCCCCTAACGTAACGGTGGGGCTGCAAGCTTTTGGGGAGAAGCATTTGTATTGCCagagaacaattatttttccgGTTTAGGGTATGATTCTGGAGACTGGAGATTGCTGCTAAAGACAAGAGCCTTTAGAAATCCCTCCCAGTTTGTTTTCTCCCTggcttgaaaatatttcctgccTAGTCCCTACCTGGACCCTGCGTCAGGAGTTACCAACACGCACAGCAACCCGTGATGTGTCGGCCAGGGCCAGATCCTTGAATGTCCCcgaaaaaaaccaaaaccaaaccaaaaacctttGCAATTTGGTACAGCGACCAaaccaggctgctcaggacaTGTGGGTGACCATGCTGAAAACCCCAAAGAGAACCCCAAAGAGAACATGTGTTGGACTGGGTAACTTCACTGGGGAGAGGTTGGAGGGTTCGAgctttaaagggaaaaaggaaatgatggAAAATGGCTGGGTTTGCTGGCCGGAGTGCCAGAGCACTGCCTGGAGCCGCACCAGTGCCACCGATGACAGCGGATGGGCAGCCTGTGGGGCATTCAACGGCTTTGGCTGCTGAACGGTTTCCAGCATCACCTTGCATTCGGAGCCGGAGGTGCGGAGGCTGAGCACCAGTATCAGACACCATCTGATTGCTGATAAGATGGCAGGTAGGGCTCTTACTGTAAGCCACTCGCCGTGGGCAGGGGAAGCGTGCGCTGAGCTGTGTCTGAGGCGTCCTCTCATGTGCATCTCCGAGCAGAGCAGCGAGTGTGGGTGGGAGCAGACAGAGATGAGTTGGAGACAAATACAAGAGGATGAAAGGTCAGAGTCCGGGCTGAGAAAGGAAGGGCAGGGACTAGAGCTGCAGGAGATGCACTGAATGTGACAAGCCAAGGCTCCTGGGGACTCTGCTGTGATTCCTATTTCTAGAACTGGAAGCGGGCGGCTGCCTGATCTGGGATGGGAGAAGTCAACAGGGCGCACGCCGGGGGACATTTGTACAGGTCTCCTGCAATACAATTGCAGCCAGGTTTGGGGGTGGGCGATAAAAGTAGTGCCTTTTTCTGTAACTGAGCGGTCAAGGGCATGCCTGGGAAGACCATTCCTGCGTACTCTTTGTTCAGGGATCCCTTTTCCCCTCCAACTCACATCTCGGAGTTATTCCGGTCTCCGCGTGTCAGCTGCTTTTCTCAGTTCCCCACAACTGCCAGCGATCAAAACATTtggctgcagaagagaagcagcttgTGCGCTATTAGGGATTTTCCATGCCAGTCATTCCCTTCTAGCCCATGCCAGGGCCAGGAGAAGCACTTTTCATTCCCAAAGCCTTAAAACTGAACTTGCCCACATCAGTGCAAGTTACGGACAGAGCTTCTGCTCATCCCCTCGCCAGGTGCTGAACGAGGGAAACCCACAAATAAGAGCAAAGCCTGTGGAAATGCCACGTTACCATAGCGCAGGTGCCTTTATGGCTCTTGAGTCACACTGGTCCCGTTACAATGAAAACTGGACTGCGGCACCTCAGGGGACCTGGTGGACACCTCGGTGGTCTTTCTGCatctgtgtttttgtttctctagTCTGCAGCTGAGGAACGTTAAACGGGCAGAGCTTTCTTGCTATGGAGAAACGGGGTTACCGTTTTGGGCATGTTACTTTTCCACAAGGTTACGGAGACAAGCGGTCCCGTACGGTATCAAAGTTTAGGTGAGGCCCTCGCTGCACTTACTGGGCGATACTGAGATAAACGCCCTTTCAGTGCAAATGTTCtcatcatttttccttccacGCTTGCTCAGTTGGTGAAGCGATCCTCTCTGGTGAGCGCACAGGGCAAGATTTGTGTCGCCGCTTTGACAGGACACTGTCGAGGCCCTTTTTGCAAATCTCTGTGGGTAGGTTGCTGCTAGAAGCGCCGAGTATAAGGAAAGCAACACACGGCACCACCAAAGCAAATGTGGCATGGCTTGTGTGAGATCTGTGGCCTGTTCCAGGGAGGGAGCCAAACCTGGGAAGCTCCCAGGAGGCAGAGGTGGGAAATGGGTGTCACAAACTCCTGACCGTGGGAAGTCTGAGAAAAGGTATAAAGCTGTTCTCGCTGTGGCACCTGACTGCTGGCGCTCAGGCCCAAAGTTAGTTGATTTTCCTCCTTCACCTGGGGTCTCCTttataacttaaaataattcacaGCAGAGGTAAAATCGCTAAGCAAAGGTTCTGGAAAGTATTGTATACAAAGAACAAATCCCAGTGCTGCTTAATCCCCCTGTGTTAACAACGATGCGCTTTTGCCACAAGCAGCCGCTTGCTTATAGCGCGGGACATGCTGCAGGCGGGCTGCCGGCACGCTTCGACTTCGCTGGTTTTCTGGTGGTGGGACAGATTTCCAATGGAGAGTTCAGCTGGAGGAACAAACCAGCATGGAGATGAAAAAGTTTTGAGTTTGTCTTTTAACCTCTCAGCCAGCATTAGCGCTGCCACTGAACTTCAGCGGAGGTCAAGGAGAGAAGTGTCCTGTGTGAAAAAGTTCTAAAGGAAACGGCCACCATTCgcaaagctttttttatacTGGATGAATCAGAAAAAACAAGGAGGGTAGGGCTTGCCCCCCAcacctcctctctcttccttggTGTATAGGGCAAAGGAGGGACAGCAAAATTGGTGAAAATGAAATCCagcatttctctcttcagagaaaccaaacaaaaactgaggtctgctgcagagaagccactctattaaaaaataaattctgagcTGCAACGTTTGAAAACCAGGCTAATGATAGTGCTGCTGTGGACTTCCCCTTGGATCGCGCAACATACTCTAAAAGGTGCAGCTGCTCTCTTTCACTTGCAAACGCAGGGGAGAGAACTATGGGGCAGAATAGACAGTGTCATCGCTCCCTATTAGAAGAAGTACTTGCAATTTATCTTCCCCTCTTTAAAATTCCCCTCTTGTAAATATACTGCTTATTCCCCTTTCAGCACAGTCTACGGCAGCCTGTCCGTGGAGGAGGCAAGCAGGGGTAGGAGCGGGTATAGTCGTACCAAGGGTTTTCACACGCAGAGAGATAGCATTGGGTTTGCTTGGGTATTCCTGTTATGTAGACATAGTAGACGAGATTTCCAGGGCTTTGCGCGCTGCATGCACAGTCATTTATACCGCCAAAAGCTGGCACAAAAAGCACCTGACTCAGAACGAGTGTTTTACACCCACGCTGTGTCAATGGCTGCACagagagcagggcagcagggaacaGGGAGTGGGACAGGCTGGCAGCGTGGGacggggctgcagcagcccggCTCTCCCAGTGAGCCGCCCGGCCCTTCGGCAGCGACTGTGGTCTTGGTCCCCGTGCAAGGACGGCACTCGGGCTCAGCGCTCGTCAGAATATCTGCGCGCGAGGTCCCAGTACTTAGGCAGCCGTCCCCAGGGGAATACCTGGCACCCTTGGATCACAAAGGCTGCAGCCACGTTACGCCGGCTCTCCGCAAGTGCGGCCCTGTCGCTTGCAGTCCCCTCATCGGCCAAGTCTGGACTTAAGGGATGCGAGGGCTGATGGTGACGGCATAAGAAATCGCTCAAGCTCTCCCTCTGCCAACAGGAGGGTGAGAAGACGGACAGAGAGAAACCAGGTCTTTCAGCCCACCCCAGCTCTACCTGCTCTCCCCGTTACCTTCTCAAACAAGCAAAGCCAGGCTCGACTCACCAAGTCGTAGGTCTCTGAAGAGTAGCTGACAGGCCCCATGGTTTTACGGGCAGGATCCGTCTCTCCTCCAGCAGTTTCAGCAAAAGTTCTTCTTTTTTGGGGTGGAGTTAGTCATTTAAGTGAGTAGGGAGGGACCCAGCATGTAACAATAGGTTATTTGCAAGGCAAATGAGCTCCAGGCATAGAGAGACCTAATTGATGTAAAGATCAGCATCTAgctttatcatctttttttGAGTGCTGtaagctgatttttaaagtacGGTTTGGAGAGTCCATGTTCCTTTGGTCTGTACGGGAGAAGATCCAGAATGTCTATAGGTCTTCCCTGTAATCTCCAGGGCTCTTGCCCACGGCCGTCCTCGTCTCAGGCGCTCTGAAAGGCCGGGGAAAGCTCTGTGCCAAGGGACACCCTTACTAGAAATCTCCCTGGATCCAGGCACCTCTCTGGAGCTGTGCAAGACTTTGAAGACACCTGAGATGAAATGCACGGGCCTGGTCCGCGTGACCATCACCCTCCGCCTCGGGGTCCTCCTGGCTGCTTTAACCTCAGTGACCTGCGGACGTCTTCTGCCCCTTCTCCCGCTGCTTCGCCCCTCGCCTTGGCTCAGGGGGGCGTGCAGTGGCTTGCACAGGAAAGCATGGCCTCAGCGGCTGCTCTGCAGGTCTAGGGAAGGGCGCCAGCTAGCAGAGGCTGGTCCGCTGTACGACACACAGTGAAGCCCCTTGATTATACACCTTCCCGCAGTGCTCGACTTGCCTGTAATAAAGATGGGAGATCGAGATTTCCTCTGCTCAGGGAAATGGGCGTTTTGTCCCAGTAATGTCACAGCATTCACGGTGTGAAAGCCCCAGTCTGGGTCAGCCGGATAGGGCGGCATCGCAGCTGGCGTTTTGGCAGAAAGCTTCTCCTCTGTGAGGAGCCGAGGCGGTTCAACAAGTGCCATGCCCATCCTCCTCTTGTCTGGGCACAGCTGCACCAAAGCCTCCATAGCAGCAAGGAGTCTGGCGGGACTCGGACTGGTGAAGAAGGAGGCGGCATTATTCTGGTGAGCGCCGTTTGATTTCGtctcctccttctgcttgtTAGCAGGAGCCTGGTGATCCCGATTTGATGGGGGACCCGCTGCCCCGAGGATGTCTccatcctcccctgccccagggacgTTTGCGTGCACCTGCGCATGCCCACCCGATGCACCGGTCTCTGGGCACCCCTTCTCCCAAAAGTGAGAGGATGGAGAGCAGCAAAGCCAGAGGGAGGGCACGGGGAGCTCGCGCTGTGCCTCGTGTCCCCCACCTCGTGGGGGGAGTACAGACTGAGCGAGCCCTGTCCGGCATGGCTTGGCTGTCCCGAGGCCCTGCgctgccagggctgtggggtgaggCAAGAAGTGGGGTACCACTGTGCCCAGGAGACAGAGACGTTAGGAAGGATGTTTTCACTCAGCTAGAACTGGAGGGTGGAGCACTCAGCATCAGGGACTTCCTTTAAGGGCTAGCAACGAGGGTGCTGCTCCCCGCAGCGGGGTGCAGACCGGCTCTGTCTTTGAGACAGCTTGTGACTTTCAACAAatgccgccccccccccgcccccccagccccagctaCCCCATGAGCAAAGCAGAAGTACTGTGCAAAGTAAGGTACTGCGAGTCCGTAGGTGACAGGGATGCTGCAGAACCTCTCGGGCCAGAGGGACAGTCTGCAGGATGCGGCTACGGGGAACCGTAGGCTGGAAACACCTCCCAGGCTGTGAGCTTGGCCCTCAGATGTGGCGTGGGAATGACAGGGGTTCAGGGAGCCCACTCCAAAGCAACAGACACAAATGATTTCACTTGCAAACACATACGACACCGAGGAAATGACTGCTACCATACAGACATGACCTACAGGATCGATGTGTTGCTGTAACGCGAAATGTGGGAAAGATGATAGTGAGAGAGAAGAGCAcgggagaaaaataaatgggaagaagagaaatttaaatggaaaataatgtcACTTCACAGGCAGGTAAGGAACCGACTATGGATGAAAATTGTTGCAATATTCAACGATAAATATTTGAGGAATGCTTTGGTGTCTGTACACGGGAATTCCTGGCTGAA of the Ciconia boyciana chromosome 20, ASM3463844v1, whole genome shotgun sequence genome contains:
- the CXCR5 gene encoding C-X-C chemokine receptor type 5, yielding MGPVSYSSETYDLSQVELSGYYEAENTTPSLEGYFCFNPASSVVGNQRDPFRKVFMPLIYLLMFVLGTVGNALVLVILERFKRSRTTTENFLFHLTLANLALLLTFPFSVVESLAGWVFGKFLCKILSAVHKINFYCSSMLLGCIAVDRYLAIVYAIHTYRKRRARSIHLTCMAVWLCSLLLTLPDLIFMEVWTDDSNRSICYFPEVGIDGNNVWLATRFLYHTVGFFVPLLVMGYCYTAIVRALCQSQRLQRQKAVRVAILVTGVFLLCWSPYHIVIFLNTLTKLEAFTKNCLLEDQLDTAIMVTEAIGFTHCCLNPILYAFIGVKFRNDFFRILQELGCISQETLQEILEVTRKGSGIESDNTTSISTF